The DNA region GAAGCGTCCGGGACAAGCGGGAGCGCATTCTTCACCTTTTGGAGGACCACGACCTCGATCCCCAGGAAACCGCTTTCATCGGGGACATGCAGCACGATGTGGAGACGGCCCGTCATGCGGGGGTGCGCTCGATCGCCGTGCTGACCGGCTACAACTCGGAGGCCATGCTGCGGGAGGCCAAGCCGGACCACCTCTTCGCCAACTTGGATGGGGTCCTCGCTTGGTGGACTGAACAAGCCGGCCAGGACTTTCTCGCAAAAGATTGAACGAGTTCTTGCGAAGGCGGTCAGAAGGCAGGGAAGTGCCAAGATGACCGCAGGCTGTATTCGCATTCACGAACTGGAGTTGCCAACTTACATCGGGGTGCCCGAGGAGGAGCGGGCCACCCAGCAGGTGGTGCGCGCCTCGGTGAATCTCTTCCCCCGCGGTGGCCTCGAAGGACTGGGCGATGAGATGGAGCGTTCGTTGGATTACTATGTCGTAGCGCAGCGTCTCAAGGCCCTGGCCGCTCAGAGAGAGCGCAAACTGATCGAGACCTTGGCGGAGGATCTGGTGGAGGGTCTCTGGGCGGAGTTTTCACTCCGGCGGGTGGAGGTGGAACTCCGAAAATACATTCTACCGGACGCGAGCTACGTCTCCGTCTCGCTGGTGAGAGAGAATTGATGGCGAGTCGGGGGACAGATGAGGACGGGGAGCTGGTGCGCCGGGCGCAAGGCGGAGACACCACCGCCTTTGATGAATTGGTCCTCAAGCACACCGCTCGGCTCTACGGCCTGATTTATCATATGACTTCTCATCGAGAGGACGCGGATGACCTCTTGCAGGAGGTGTTTGCCAAGGCCTACCGGGCACTCCGGCGCTTTCGAGGACAGGCCCGCTTTTCGACCTGGATTCACAGCATCGCGCTCAATATGACCCTCAATCACCTCAAAAAGCGCAAGCGACGCCAGGAGTGGTCGCTCGCAGACATGAACCCGGCGGTGGGGGAGAGTCCCGAGTTTTTGGAAGCCAGCAGAGCGGCCGATCCGGAGCGCGCTTTCGATTTGCGGGCTCTTCAGGAAACATTGAACGAGGCTCTCCAACGATTGTCTCATGATCACAGAGCAGTCGTCACCCTGCACGATATCCAAGGCATGCCGCAGGCCGACATCAGTCGCGTGCTCGGCGTTTCTTCGGGCACGGTGCGATCCCGCCTGTTCTACGCCCGCCAGCAATTGCAAATCTCCTTGAGCGACTTTCTCCCCCATTGACCTGGGCCCTGGGCCTGCCAAGCTCTTCCCATTGAACCATCCGACACCAGACGAGTCCCTGACGAAGCTTCTCCGTCTCAA from Verrucomicrobiota bacterium includes:
- a CDS encoding sigma-70 family RNA polymerase sigma factor produces the protein MASRGTDEDGELVRRAQGGDTTAFDELVLKHTARLYGLIYHMTSHREDADDLLQEVFAKAYRALRRFRGQARFSTWIHSIALNMTLNHLKKRKRRQEWSLADMNPAVGESPEFLEASRAADPERAFDLRALQETLNEALQRLSHDHRAVVTLHDIQGMPQADISRVLGVSSGTVRSRLFYARQQLQISLSDFLPH
- a CDS encoding dihydroneopterin aldolase yields the protein MTAGCIRIHELELPTYIGVPEEERATQQVVRASVNLFPRGGLEGLGDEMERSLDYYVVAQRLKALAAQRERKLIETLAEDLVEGLWAEFSLRRVEVELRKYILPDASYVSVSLVREN